In one window of Azotobacter salinestris DNA:
- a CDS encoding imelysin family protein — translation MPRIPLATASLLAVAISLAGCDDKKEPASSQTVAPAAIAPAATAQTDEAAARAVVTHYADLALAVYSDALSSAKALQQAVDALLAKPDTDTLQAAREAWIAARVPYMQSEVFRFGNPVVDEWEGQLNAWPLDEGLIDYVAADYQHALGNPGATANIVANTEIQVGEEKVDVTEISGETLASLNELAGSEANVATGYHAIEFLLWGQDLNGTAPGAGQRPASDYLAGEGCSGGHCERRRAYLKAVTDLLVSDLAYMVGQWQPQAADNYRASLEQESAANGLRKMLFGMGSLSLGELAGERMKVPLEANSTEDEQDCFSDNTHNAHFYNGKGIRNVYLGEYRRLDGSLLSGPSLSSLVAKADARADATLKADLEASEARLQALVDSAAKGRHFDQLIAADNAAGQQLVRDAIAALVKQTASIEQAAARLGIGDLSPDSADHNF, via the coding sequence ATGCCCCGCATTCCCCTGGCTACCGCCAGCCTGCTCGCCGTCGCCATCTCGCTCGCCGGCTGCGATGACAAAAAGGAACCAGCGTCCAGCCAGACCGTCGCCCCGGCAGCCATTGCTCCCGCCGCCACAGCGCAGACCGACGAGGCTGCTGCCAGGGCAGTGGTGACGCATTACGCCGATCTGGCACTGGCCGTGTACAGCGACGCCCTGAGCAGCGCCAAGGCCCTGCAGCAGGCGGTCGACGCCCTGCTCGCCAAGCCGGACACCGACACCCTGCAGGCAGCCCGCGAAGCTTGGATTGCCGCACGCGTCCCCTACATGCAGAGCGAGGTGTTCCGCTTCGGCAACCCGGTGGTGGACGAATGGGAGGGCCAGCTCAACGCCTGGCCGCTGGACGAGGGGCTGATCGACTATGTCGCCGCCGACTACCAGCACGCCCTCGGCAATCCCGGCGCCACCGCCAACATCGTCGCCAACACCGAGATCCAGGTGGGCGAGGAGAAGGTCGACGTCACCGAGATCAGCGGTGAAACCCTGGCCAGCCTCAACGAACTGGCCGGCTCGGAAGCCAACGTGGCCACCGGTTACCACGCCATCGAGTTCCTGCTCTGGGGCCAGGATCTGAACGGCACCGCTCCCGGTGCCGGCCAGCGCCCGGCCAGCGACTACCTGGCCGGCGAGGGCTGCAGCGGCGGCCACTGCGAGCGCCGCCGCGCCTACCTCAAGGCGGTCACCGACCTGCTGGTCAGCGATCTGGCGTACATGGTCGGCCAGTGGCAGCCCCAGGCGGCCGACAACTACCGCGCCAGCCTTGAACAGGAATCGGCCGCCAACGGCCTGCGCAAGATGCTCTTCGGCATGGGCAGCCTGTCCCTCGGCGAATTGGCCGGCGAGCGCATGAAGGTGCCGCTGGAAGCCAACTCCACCGAGGACGAGCAGGACTGCTTCAGCGACAACACCCACAACGCGCACTTCTACAACGGCAAGGGCATCCGCAATGTCTACCTGGGCGAATACCGCAGGCTCGACGGCAGCCTGCTGAGCGGTCCGAGCCTGTCGTCGCTGGTCGCCAAGGCCGACGCCCGGGCCGACGCCACTCTCAAGGCCGATCTCGAGGCCAGCGAGGCGCGTCTGCAGGCCCTGGTCGACAGCGCCGCCAAGGGCCGGCACTTCGATCAGCTGATCGCCGCCGACAATGCCGCCGGGCAGCAATTGGTGCGCGACGCCATCGCCGCGCTGGTCAAGCAGACCGCCTCCATCGAGCAGGCTGCGGCCCGGCTGGGCATCGGCGACCTGAGTCCGGACAGCGCCGACCACAACTTCTGA
- a CDS encoding di-heme oxidoredictase family protein produces the protein MPSPLHRLTLLLVLGLGACDGQSPDFSRAEPGEALSAGGATVQRSDRDAFAQPSANLTSAQRMDFAVGNSFFRKPWVSAPSSTTARDGLGPLFNTNACQNCHIRDGRGHPPEAQADNAVSLLVRLSIPATPETAHLAERLGVVPEPVYGNQLQDMAVPGVPPEARVRLRYEPHSLRFADGFQVELRRPRLQLDRLGYGALHPDTRFSLRIAPPMIGLGLLEAIPEAAILAKADPDDADGDGISGRPNRVRDHTTQSTALGRFGWKAGQPNLNQQNADAFFNDLGLSTRLLSGSSCTPAQTACLTSADGGRPEVDDHLLARVLFYTRHLGVPARRAVDDPQVLAGKALFHRAGCARCHIPTFVTAADTAEPELANQKIHPYSDLLLHDMGDGLADNRAEFEASGREWRTPPLWGLGLTQRVGGHTRLLHDGRARNPLEAILWHAGEAQPARDRVLTFDAGQRAALLAFLNSL, from the coding sequence ATGCCGTCACCGCTTCATCGTCTTACCCTGCTGCTGGTGCTCGGCCTCGGCGCCTGCGACGGACAGTCGCCGGACTTCAGCCGGGCCGAGCCCGGCGAAGCCCTGTCGGCCGGCGGTGCCACCGTCCAGCGCAGCGACCGGGACGCCTTCGCCCAGCCCTCGGCCAACCTGACGTCTGCGCAGCGCATGGACTTCGCCGTCGGCAACAGCTTCTTCCGCAAGCCCTGGGTCAGCGCCCCCTCCAGCACCACCGCACGCGACGGGCTAGGTCCGCTGTTCAATACCAACGCCTGCCAGAACTGCCACATCCGCGACGGCCGCGGCCACCCGCCGGAGGCGCAGGCGGACAATGCCGTGTCCCTGCTGGTGCGCCTGTCGATCCCGGCGACACCGGAGACCGCGCACCTCGCCGAACGTCTCGGCGTGGTTCCCGAACCGGTCTACGGCAACCAGCTGCAGGACATGGCGGTGCCCGGCGTGCCCCCGGAGGCCCGGGTACGCCTGAGGTATGAGCCCCACAGCCTGCGCTTCGCCGACGGTTTCCAAGTGGAACTGCGCCGGCCCCGACTGCAGCTCGACCGCCTGGGCTACGGCGCGCTGCATCCCGACACGCGCTTTTCCCTGCGCATCGCTCCGCCGATGATCGGCCTCGGCCTGCTGGAGGCGATTCCCGAAGCCGCCATTCTTGCCAAGGCCGATCCCGACGACGCCGATGGCGATGGCATCTCCGGTCGCCCCAACCGGGTCCGCGACCACACCACCCAGAGCACCGCCCTCGGCCGCTTCGGCTGGAAGGCCGGACAACCGAACCTCAACCAGCAGAACGCCGACGCCTTCTTCAACGACCTGGGCCTTTCCACCCGCCTGCTGTCCGGCAGCAGCTGCACTCCGGCCCAGACCGCCTGCCTGACCAGCGCCGACGGAGGGAGACCGGAGGTCGACGATCACCTGCTCGCTCGCGTGCTGTTCTACACCCGCCACCTGGGCGTGCCGGCCCGACGAGCCGTGGACGACCCACAGGTGCTGGCCGGCAAGGCATTGTTCCATCGCGCAGGCTGCGCGCGCTGCCACATTCCCACGTTCGTGACCGCTGCGGATACCGCCGAACCGGAGCTGGCCAACCAGAAGATCCACCCCTACAGCGACCTTCTGCTGCATGACATGGGCGACGGTCTGGCCGACAATCGTGCGGAATTCGAGGCCAGCGGCCGCGAATGGCGGACTCCGCCGCTGTGGGGACTCGGCCTGACGCAACGGGTCGGCGGCCACACCCGGCTCCTCCATGACGGCCGGGCGCGCAATCCGCTGGAAGCGATCCTCTGGCATGCTGGCGAAGCGCAACCGGCCCGGGACCGGGTCCTGACCTTCGACGCCGGCCAGCGTGCGGCACTCCTGGCCTTCCTGAACTCCCTCTGA